The following are from one region of the Actinopolyspora halophila DSM 43834 genome:
- a CDS encoding ATP-dependent DNA helicase UvrD2, protein MTDRPRLLEGLDPQQRAAVTAPRGPVCVLAGAGTGKTRTITHRIAHLVQRGLVVPQQVLAVTFTARAAGEMRTRLRGLGASGVQAQTFHAAAFRQLRYFWPRALDGEIWPLVEHKFRLVMQAASRVGLSTDSDSVRDLASEIEWAKSALLTPEQYPTETARTGRSAPVAPEQFVRVFEAYERAKNSAKMLDFDDLLLHTAAVLEEHSEVSEEFRARYRTFVVDEYQDVTPLQQRILDAWLGGRDDLTVVGDANQTIYSFAGASPRWLVDFPRRYPKAEVVRLERDYRSTPQVVELANRVIAVGSSGKSHTGLTLVGQRADGPEPGFAEHENEAAEAQAVARTVAELAGNGVPLSEMAVLYRVNAQSEVYEQALSDAEIPYQVRGGERFFARTEVRQAMAALRTAAGRGPAEGTELPEVVREVLSGVGLTRKSPEGGAARERWQSLNALAELADELSREVEGADLTRYVSELDARAAAQHPPTMEGVTLASLHAAKGLEWDAVFLVGLTEGTLPIQHADGDDASVEEERRLFYVGVTRARKHLRISWALSRGQGGGRKRRRSRFLNGLASTGNGSESSGKARRTNSDRGRRKDVARCRNCSARLESAVEVKIGRCAKCPSDADDELLARLRSWRTERAHELKVPAYVVFSDATLIAIAEQCPVDTESLGQVSGVGPTKLERFGADVLSLVNGPAEL, encoded by the coding sequence ATGACCGATCGACCGCGACTGCTGGAAGGACTCGATCCACAACAGCGTGCGGCTGTGACGGCTCCGCGCGGTCCGGTCTGCGTGCTCGCGGGAGCGGGCACCGGGAAGACGCGCACGATCACGCACCGCATCGCTCATCTGGTGCAGCGCGGTCTCGTCGTCCCCCAGCAGGTGCTGGCCGTGACCTTCACGGCACGCGCCGCCGGGGAGATGCGTACCAGGCTGCGCGGACTCGGCGCTTCCGGTGTACAGGCGCAGACCTTTCACGCGGCCGCCTTCCGCCAGCTGCGCTACTTCTGGCCGCGCGCGCTGGACGGGGAGATCTGGCCGCTGGTCGAGCACAAGTTCCGCCTCGTGATGCAGGCCGCGAGCCGGGTCGGTCTGTCCACGGATTCGGATTCGGTCCGCGATCTGGCCTCCGAGATCGAATGGGCCAAGTCCGCGCTGCTGACTCCGGAGCAGTATCCGACGGAAACCGCCCGAACCGGGCGCAGCGCTCCGGTGGCCCCCGAACAGTTCGTGCGGGTCTTCGAGGCCTACGAGCGGGCGAAGAACTCCGCGAAGATGCTCGACTTCGACGATCTGCTGCTGCACACCGCCGCGGTGTTGGAGGAGCACTCCGAGGTGTCCGAGGAGTTCCGAGCCCGGTATCGCACCTTCGTCGTCGACGAGTACCAGGACGTCACCCCGCTGCAGCAGCGGATTCTGGACGCGTGGCTGGGTGGACGGGACGACCTCACCGTCGTGGGCGACGCCAATCAGACCATCTACTCGTTCGCCGGAGCTTCCCCGAGATGGCTGGTCGACTTTCCGCGCCGCTATCCGAAGGCCGAGGTGGTTCGGCTGGAACGTGACTACCGGTCCACGCCGCAGGTGGTCGAACTGGCCAACAGGGTCATCGCCGTGGGGAGTTCCGGTAAGTCGCACACCGGTCTGACCCTGGTCGGGCAGCGCGCGGACGGCCCGGAACCGGGATTCGCCGAGCACGAGAACGAAGCGGCCGAGGCGCAGGCGGTGGCCCGGACGGTCGCCGAGCTCGCGGGCAACGGTGTCCCGCTGTCCGAAATGGCCGTGCTGTACCGGGTCAACGCACAGTCCGAGGTGTACGAGCAGGCGTTGTCCGATGCGGAAATTCCGTACCAGGTACGTGGCGGGGAACGTTTCTTCGCACGCACCGAGGTGCGTCAGGCCATGGCGGCGTTGCGTACCGCCGCGGGCAGGGGGCCCGCGGAGGGAACCGAGCTGCCCGAGGTGGTGCGCGAGGTGCTCTCCGGGGTCGGCCTGACCCGGAAGTCCCCCGAGGGCGGAGCGGCTCGCGAGCGCTGGCAGTCGCTGAACGCGCTGGCCGAGTTGGCCGACGAGCTCTCCCGCGAGGTGGAGGGCGCGGACCTGACCCGCTACGTGAGCGAGCTGGACGCCCGCGCCGCCGCACAACACCCCCCGACGATGGAGGGGGTGACGCTGGCCTCGTTGCACGCTGCCAAGGGGCTCGAGTGGGACGCGGTTTTCCTGGTCGGTCTGACGGAGGGGACGCTCCCGATCCAGCACGCCGACGGTGACGACGCTTCGGTGGAGGAGGAGCGCCGACTGTTCTACGTCGGAGTGACCCGTGCCAGGAAGCATCTGCGGATCTCCTGGGCGTTGTCCAGGGGGCAGGGTGGCGGACGCAAACGTCGGCGCAGTCGGTTCCTGAACGGGTTGGCCTCCACCGGAAACGGCTCGGAGAGCTCCGGGAAGGCTCGGCGGACGAACTCGGACCGGGGGCGTCGCAAGGATGTCGCGCGATGCCGGAACTGCTCCGCGCGGTTGGAATCGGCGGTCGAGGTCAAGATCGGTCGTTGCGCGAAATGTCCCTCGGACGCGGACGACGAATTGCTGGCGAGGCTGCGCAGTTGGCGCACCGAGCGGGCCCACGAGCTGAAAGTACCCGCCTATGTGGTTTTCTCGGACGCCACGCTGATCGCCATCGCCGAGCAGTGCCCCGTCGACACCGAGTCCCTCGGCCAGGTTTCCGGTGTCGGTCCCACCAAGCTGGAGCGGTTCGGTGCGGACGTGCTGTCCCTGGTGAACGGCCCGGCCGAGCTCTGA
- a CDS encoding M16 family metallopeptidase yields MVEPQPHRVTLPNGLRVVLAPNAEPGSTEPGGPPVVGISVHYDVGFRSEPQGRTGFAHLFEHLMFQGSESLEKLAHFRHVQGSGGIFNGSTHQDYTDYFQVLPSNALERGLFLEADRMRAPRLTEENLRNQVDVVKEEIRLNVLNRPYGGFPWILLPPVLYSSFANAHNGYGDFTDLERATVDDCAAFFDTFYAPGNAVLTITGDIDVEHATELVDKHFGDVPARSVPERPSFTEPLLESEQRDKQQDPHAPLPAVALGYRLPDPVAELDSYLANVVLGEVLSDGDASRLQQRLVYRDSLVVDVQAGAGLMGAPLDARDPDTFTVTAVHSPEVSTDRVVEAIDSELDRLATEGPTSEELSRVTARWSAGLYRDHDRLISRTLDLGSTELLHGRAELVGELPGRVGAITTEDVASAAKALRPETRAVLEIEPTGDSDGGAA; encoded by the coding sequence ATGGTCGAACCGCAACCACATCGCGTTACCCTGCCCAACGGGCTGCGCGTGGTGCTGGCTCCGAACGCCGAACCGGGATCAACCGAACCCGGCGGGCCTCCGGTGGTCGGCATCAGCGTGCACTACGACGTGGGATTCCGTTCCGAACCGCAGGGGCGGACGGGATTCGCGCACCTGTTCGAACACTTGATGTTCCAGGGCAGCGAGAGCCTTGAGAAACTCGCCCATTTCCGTCACGTGCAGGGCTCCGGCGGGATCTTCAACGGTTCGACGCATCAGGACTACACGGACTACTTCCAGGTGCTGCCCTCCAACGCCCTGGAGCGTGGGCTGTTCCTGGAGGCGGACAGGATGCGTGCGCCGCGGCTGACCGAGGAGAACCTGCGCAACCAGGTGGACGTGGTCAAGGAGGAGATCCGGCTCAACGTGCTGAACCGGCCGTACGGCGGGTTCCCCTGGATCCTCCTGCCGCCGGTGCTGTACTCGAGCTTCGCCAACGCGCACAACGGCTACGGTGACTTCACCGATCTCGAACGCGCGACCGTGGACGACTGCGCCGCGTTCTTCGACACCTTCTACGCGCCGGGCAACGCCGTGTTGACCATAACGGGCGACATCGACGTCGAACACGCCACCGAACTGGTGGACAAGCACTTCGGGGATGTTCCGGCTCGCTCGGTCCCGGAGCGCCCGTCCTTCACCGAGCCCCTCCTCGAGAGCGAGCAACGCGACAAGCAGCAGGACCCCCACGCCCCGCTGCCCGCGGTGGCGCTGGGCTACCGGCTGCCCGACCCGGTGGCCGAGCTCGACAGCTACCTGGCGAACGTGGTGCTGGGAGAGGTGCTCAGCGACGGGGACGCCTCCCGGCTGCAGCAGCGCCTGGTCTACCGGGACTCCCTCGTCGTCGACGTCCAGGCCGGTGCCGGACTGATGGGGGCCCCGCTCGACGCGCGCGATCCGGACACGTTCACGGTCACCGCGGTGCACAGCCCGGAGGTTTCCACCGACAGGGTGGTGGAGGCCATCGACTCGGAGCTGGACCGGCTGGCGACCGAAGGTCCCACTTCCGAGGAACTGTCCAGGGTCACCGCCAGGTGGTCGGCCGGACTGTACCGGGACCACGACCGGTTGATCTCGCGAACCCTGGATCTGGGCAGCACCGAGCTGTTGCACGGCAGGGCCGAGCTGGTCGGTGAGCTTCCCGGGCGGGTCGGCGCGATCACCACCGAGGACGTGGCCTCGGCGGCCAAGGCCCTGCGCCCGGAGACACGGGCCGTCCTCGAAATCGAACCGACAGGCGACTCCGACGGAGGTGCGGCATGA
- a CDS encoding M16 family metallopeptidase, which yields MTSATHRSAERIGRTEQGPRPLPGLAEPRQGWQPETVDTVLDNGLRVIAARHGSVPMVELRLRIPFAGDDPKHPARAEVLAETLLTGTDRRDRIRMDTDLAAVGGTLQATVDPERLSITGDALASGTDTLLDVLNDALTGASYPEHEVSGERDRLVERIAVARSQPRVIAREELQSHRYGDHPFAREVPQSADVAQVTAADVRELHRSAVLPRGSTLVLVGDIDPQRTVETVSRVLSGWNSENSAREVPALPPVEGGNVRLVHREGAVQSQLRFSAQAVPRTDERYPALQIANLIFGGYFSSRLVENIREDKGYTYGAHSAFEFTPGNGTILVDADTASEVTAAALMEIRYEFGRLALNPPKEPEVESARQYAIGGLLTSTSSQSGLASMLIGLAAVGLGQEWLAGHPERLRSVTVDQIAEAARWYMPTAFTGVIVGDANQLSDQLRGLGGVTLP from the coding sequence ATGACCAGCGCTACCCATCGCAGTGCCGAGCGGATCGGCCGCACCGAGCAGGGCCCCCGGCCACTGCCCGGGCTGGCCGAACCGCGCCAGGGGTGGCAGCCGGAAACGGTGGACACCGTGCTGGACAACGGACTGCGCGTCATAGCGGCCAGGCACGGGTCCGTGCCCATGGTCGAATTGCGGCTCCGCATCCCGTTCGCGGGCGACGATCCGAAGCATCCGGCCCGAGCCGAGGTGCTCGCCGAAACCCTGCTGACCGGAACCGACCGGCGGGACCGGATCCGGATGGACACCGATCTGGCCGCGGTCGGGGGGACGCTCCAGGCCACAGTGGATCCGGAACGCCTCAGCATCACCGGCGACGCCCTGGCCAGCGGGACGGACACGTTGCTCGACGTGCTCAACGATGCGCTCACCGGCGCTTCCTACCCCGAACACGAGGTCAGCGGTGAACGCGACCGCCTCGTCGAGCGGATCGCCGTGGCCCGTTCCCAACCCCGGGTGATCGCACGCGAGGAGTTGCAGAGCCACCGCTACGGTGATCACCCGTTCGCCAGGGAGGTGCCGCAGTCCGCCGACGTCGCGCAGGTCACGGCGGCCGACGTCCGCGAACTGCACCGCTCCGCCGTGCTCCCCCGCGGATCGACCCTGGTGCTCGTCGGCGACATCGATCCCCAGCGGACGGTGGAGACCGTGAGCAGGGTGCTGTCCGGCTGGAACTCGGAGAACAGCGCCCGCGAGGTCCCCGCCCTGCCTCCGGTCGAGGGCGGAAACGTCCGGCTGGTTCACCGGGAAGGCGCGGTGCAGTCGCAGCTCCGCTTCTCGGCGCAGGCCGTTCCGCGCACCGACGAGCGCTACCCCGCGCTCCAGATCGCCAATCTGATCTTCGGCGGTTACTTCTCCTCCCGGTTGGTCGAGAACATCCGCGAGGACAAGGGCTACACCTACGGGGCTCATTCGGCCTTCGAGTTCACCCCGGGCAACGGAACGATCCTGGTCGACGCCGACACGGCCAGCGAGGTGACGGCCGCGGCGCTGATGGAGATCCGCTACGAGTTCGGCAGGCTCGCCCTGAACCCGCCCAAGGAGCCCGAGGTCGAGTCGGCGCGACAGTACGCCATCGGCGGTTTGCTCACCTCCACTTCCTCCCAGTCCGGGCTGGCCTCCATGTTGATCGGCCTGGCGGCCGTGGGGCTGGGGCAGGAATGGCTCGCCGGGCACCCGGAACGGTTGCGTTCGGTCACGGTGGATCAGATCGCCGAGGCGGCTCGGTGGTACATGCCCACCGCGTTCACCGGCGTGATCGTCGGTGACGCGAACCAGTTGAGCGACCAGCTACGTGGACTCGGTGGTGTGACGCTGCCGTGA
- the nudC gene encoding NAD(+) diphosphatase: MTARSDSERIGFGGASSGGGFQLDSSPLLASSPVELSDTHRDDPDTVAELWRGGKVLLVDEYGRTPVDAEGSLAWDAPGAVGDGTNAVLLGLHQGVARWGVRACARDSELLWSDLRVLGDWLGDAEAGLFATAVGLLAWHDRARYCALCGAGTERIRSGWARRCGGCWHEEYPRTDPSMICLVHDGADRVLLGRKAGWPDERFSVLAGFVEMGESLEGCVRREVCEEVGVEVSDIRYLGSQPWPFPRSLMVGFAAVADPEAPLHPADGEIAEAHWVNREHVRQALETNASVHGMRLPPGISIAHRMLRGWALG, encoded by the coding sequence GTGACAGCTCGTTCGGATTCGGAGCGGATCGGCTTCGGAGGGGCCTCCAGCGGGGGAGGATTCCAGCTGGACAGTTCTCCCCTGCTGGCGAGCTCTCCGGTGGAACTCTCGGACACCCACCGGGACGACCCGGACACGGTGGCCGAACTGTGGCGCGGCGGCAAGGTGCTGCTGGTGGACGAGTACGGTCGCACCCCCGTCGACGCGGAAGGAAGCCTGGCCTGGGACGCTCCCGGGGCTGTCGGGGACGGAACGAACGCCGTCCTGCTCGGGCTGCACCAGGGTGTGGCCCGTTGGGGAGTTCGTGCTTGCGCACGTGACTCCGAACTTCTCTGGAGCGATCTGCGCGTACTCGGGGACTGGCTCGGTGACGCGGAGGCGGGGCTGTTCGCCACCGCCGTCGGGTTACTCGCCTGGCACGATCGTGCGCGCTACTGCGCGTTGTGCGGCGCGGGTACGGAACGGATCCGCAGCGGGTGGGCCCGCCGTTGCGGCGGGTGCTGGCACGAGGAGTACCCACGCACCGATCCCTCCATGATCTGCCTCGTGCACGACGGGGCCGACCGGGTGCTGCTGGGCCGCAAGGCCGGCTGGCCGGACGAACGTTTCTCGGTGCTGGCCGGTTTCGTGGAGATGGGGGAGTCCCTCGAGGGGTGCGTACGCCGCGAGGTGTGCGAGGAAGTCGGGGTGGAGGTCTCCGACATCCGCTACCTGGGGAGTCAACCGTGGCCGTTCCCGCGTTCGTTGATGGTGGGCTTCGCCGCCGTGGCCGATCCGGAGGCACCACTGCACCCCGCGGACGGGGAGATCGCCGAAGCACACTGGGTGAACAGGGAACACGTTCGCCAGGCCCTGGAAACGAACGCTTCCGTGCACGGCATGCGGCTGCCTCCCGGGATCTCCATAGCGCATCGGATGCTGCGTGGTTGGGCCTTGGGGTGA
- a CDS encoding WhiB family transcriptional regulator: MATGSAPSVTGDETGNHGETVSDLLNAAPSTTDYLPCRRDPDLWFAEKPSELERAKRLCGDCPIRSECLTGALSRGEPWGVWGGEIVEQGTVINRKKPRGRPRKHPVEGTDPGRNSTNGRRVA; this comes from the coding sequence ATGGCGACCGGCAGCGCCCCGTCAGTGACCGGGGACGAGACCGGCAATCACGGTGAGACCGTTTCCGATCTGCTCAACGCCGCACCGAGCACCACCGACTACCTGCCCTGCCGCCGGGATCCGGACCTGTGGTTCGCGGAGAAACCGTCGGAGCTCGAGAGAGCCAAGCGGCTGTGCGGTGACTGTCCGATCAGGTCCGAATGCCTGACGGGAGCTCTCTCCCGTGGTGAACCCTGGGGGGTCTGGGGTGGCGAGATCGTCGAACAGGGGACGGTGATCAACCGTAAGAAACCGCGCGGAAGGCCGCGCAAACACCCGGTGGAAGGCACCGACCCGGGGCGAAACTCCACGAACGGACGGCGAGTGGCATGA